Proteins from a genomic interval of Enterococcus faecium:
- a CDS encoding basic amino acid/polyamine antiporter encodes MDTEQQKKGIGLIPLAALVIGSAIGGGVFGIMTDISGSAGGPAIFSWVLVGTAMLMLSLSINNINKKRPDLKGGIFSYAEEGFGRFAGFISGWGYWLTCWLGNVAFATLLMSALGYFFPVFEGGQNLASIVMSTVFLWGYAWLVNRGVENASFVNAIVTFCKLVPLFLFIVVAISTFSIQQFIDNFSSDIILNANGQPIPFSSQVLSCIMVMLWVFVGIEGASVVGSRAKKQSDVGKATILGIFGLIIIYVLVSMLPYGTMTMNQLQTIKAQPAMGYVFEMMVGKWGAVVINGGLIISLVGVWLSWTILPIETMGNMAEDGLLPKAWGKLNKNGAPTYAIVLTTLCTNVFLLSLLFTDSAYNFAYTLGTAAIFFTWLFLGLYQMKLSYQRKEWVQFLVGLLASAFQVWAMLVVAFNEVMLVLVLFLPGIYFYLKARKEQNEPVRHIHLDKILLIGVTMVGVIAMVLFATGMLHV; translated from the coding sequence ATGGATACAGAGCAACAGAAAAAAGGAATTGGTTTAATTCCACTTGCTGCCTTAGTAATTGGTTCAGCGATTGGAGGTGGCGTATTTGGTATTATGACGGACATCTCCGGATCGGCTGGCGGCCCAGCTATTTTCAGTTGGGTACTCGTAGGAACAGCAATGTTGATGCTCTCCTTGTCGATCAATAATATCAATAAAAAACGTCCAGATTTAAAAGGCGGGATCTTTAGTTACGCAGAAGAAGGTTTTGGCCGTTTCGCTGGTTTTATCAGCGGTTGGGGTTACTGGCTCACATGCTGGTTAGGCAACGTAGCTTTTGCAACATTGTTGATGAGCGCATTAGGATATTTCTTCCCAGTATTTGAAGGTGGGCAAAATCTGGCATCGATCGTGATGAGTACAGTCTTTTTATGGGGATATGCATGGCTAGTGAATCGGGGAGTCGAAAATGCTAGTTTCGTCAATGCTATCGTCACATTCTGTAAATTAGTGCCATTATTTTTATTTATTGTAGTAGCTATCAGCACGTTTTCGATCCAACAATTCATTGATAACTTTTCTAGCGACATTATATTGAATGCGAATGGACAGCCGATCCCGTTTTCCAGTCAAGTATTGAGTTGCATCATGGTGATGCTTTGGGTATTTGTTGGTATTGAAGGAGCCTCTGTCGTAGGTTCACGAGCAAAAAAACAATCAGATGTTGGGAAAGCAACGATTCTAGGGATATTCGGCTTGATTATTATTTACGTCTTGGTTTCCATGCTTCCATATGGGACAATGACGATGAATCAGCTGCAAACGATCAAGGCGCAGCCTGCTATGGGCTATGTGTTTGAAATGATGGTTGGTAAATGGGGAGCAGTCGTGATCAACGGCGGTTTGATCATTTCTTTAGTTGGTGTTTGGCTCTCATGGACGATCTTACCGATTGAAACAATGGGAAACATGGCTGAAGACGGACTTTTGCCTAAAGCATGGGGAAAACTCAACAAAAATGGGGCACCAACTTATGCTATCGTATTGACGACGTTATGTACGAATGTCTTTTTACTTTCATTATTATTCACTGACAGTGCTTATAACTTTGCTTACACACTTGGTACAGCAGCTATTTTCTTCACGTGGCTTTTCTTAGGATTGTACCAAATGAAACTTTCTTATCAGCGGAAAGAATGGGTCCAATTTTTAGTAGGGCTTTTAGCAAGTGCCTTTCAAGTATGGGCTATGCTAGTCGTAGCCTTTAATGAAGTAATGCTTGTTCTTGTTCTTTTCTTGCCAGGCATTTATTTTTACCTCAAAGCACGTAAGGAGCAAAACGAGCCTGTACGACATATCCACTTAGATAAGATTTTACTTATAGGTGTGACGATGGTCGGAGTGATTGCAATGGTTTTATTTGCCACTGGGATGCTTCACGTATAG
- a CDS encoding ABC transporter permease subunit, with product MTLLVKQELFKLIKKKSTAVLSVLLVVLLIGTALLAKKYTTIIDPVEMTAQLFSATSWIVFIMIAAASTIISMEAQYGTLKNLLYRKYSRGEILVSKWITLVIYSVYLYLLAIIVTVLMKLILFPSISFTEKVSTGQTLIQSLFTYTLGSYIGLWLILSLVLMIACFINSSGASISAGIVFYFASSIISGILIALIQKWEWIKWNPISMLNLQNQIGNEEIMKQLTHLSTNQMLFGNLAYIVLFLALGYLVFKRKNV from the coding sequence ATGACATTGCTTGTAAAACAAGAATTATTTAAATTGATCAAGAAAAAGTCAACTGCTGTTTTATCTGTTCTATTAGTTGTTTTGCTCATAGGAACAGCACTTCTAGCCAAAAAATACACGACGATCATTGATCCAGTTGAAATGACTGCTCAGCTTTTTAGTGCCACATCTTGGATTGTCTTTATCATGATTGCAGCTGCAAGCACGATCATTTCGATGGAAGCACAATATGGTACATTGAAAAATCTCCTTTATCGAAAGTATTCTCGAGGAGAAATATTAGTAAGCAAATGGATCACATTAGTTATTTATTCTGTTTATTTATACCTTTTAGCTATTATTGTCACTGTGTTGATGAAACTGATTCTTTTCCCTTCGATTTCCTTCACGGAGAAGGTTTCTACTGGTCAAACACTGATCCAAAGCTTGTTCACTTATACTTTGGGTAGTTATATCGGTTTATGGCTGATTTTAAGTTTAGTGTTGATGATTGCTTGCTTTATCAATAGTTCCGGTGCATCCATCTCAGCAGGAATCGTCTTTTATTTTGCTTCGTCAATCATATCTGGTATCCTTATTGCACTCATCCAAAAATGGGAGTGGATCAAATGGAATCCGATCAGTATGTTGAATCTGCAAAACCAAATTGGAAACGAAGAGATCATGAAGCAATTGACTCATCTTTCTACTAATCAAATGCTATTCGGTAATTTAGCTTACATCGTTTTGTTCTTAGCATTAGGATATCTCGTATTTAAGCGAAAAAATGTATGA
- a CDS encoding ABC transporter ATP-binding protein, with protein sequence MKSLSVQELSKNFGHKQALSDVSFSLSPGKIVGLVGPNGAGKTTIMKAILGLIHYSDGTICIGENEISPSSHKGLEQVGALIEYPGIYPFLTGYDHLKLFSETNDVSAIDTIVNQLKMEKYIHKKAKSYSLGMKQKLGIALALLNHPSIVILDEPMNGLDPQATRDVRKIITDLATQGTSFLISSHLLSELEKMVDELILINQGKIIKQCTMAELNQTAQDFIVISTTNDLAARTILTEAGYTLEDPDKIKLLKENEELLGTVIQLLSAQNIHVTDVQHLTNDLESSLLEILDSVKGEEEK encoded by the coding sequence TTGAAAAGTCTTTCGGTCCAAGAATTATCCAAGAACTTTGGTCACAAACAAGCCCTCAGCGATGTCAGTTTTAGCTTATCCCCTGGCAAAATCGTTGGATTAGTAGGTCCTAATGGCGCTGGAAAAACAACGATCATGAAAGCTATTTTAGGACTGATCCATTACTCAGATGGAACAATCTGTATTGGTGAAAATGAGATTTCTCCCTCTAGTCATAAAGGGTTGGAACAAGTAGGAGCATTGATCGAATACCCGGGTATCTATCCATTCTTAACAGGCTATGATCATCTGAAGTTATTCTCTGAAACCAACGATGTATCTGCTATCGACACTATCGTGAATCAGCTCAAGATGGAAAAGTACATTCACAAAAAAGCGAAATCCTACTCGTTGGGAATGAAACAAAAATTGGGAATTGCTCTTGCCTTACTGAACCATCCGTCTATCGTTATTTTAGATGAGCCGATGAACGGTTTGGATCCACAAGCAACAAGAGATGTGCGAAAAATCATTACCGACTTGGCTACTCAGGGCACCTCTTTCTTGATCTCCAGTCACTTACTCAGCGAGCTTGAAAAAATGGTCGATGAGCTGATCCTGATCAATCAAGGAAAGATCATCAAACAATGTACAATGGCTGAATTGAACCAAACAGCGCAAGATTTCATCGTTATCTCTACAACAAATGATCTAGCTGCTCGAACGATCTTGACAGAAGCTGGATATACTTTGGAAGATCCTGATAAAATCAAGCTTTTAAAAGAAAACGAAGAATTATTAGGAACCGTGATCCAGCTATTGTCTGCACAAAATATCCATGTGACAGACGTCCAGCATCTGACGAATGATTTGGAATCTTCTCTATTGGAAATTCTGGATTCAGTAAAGGGGGAAGAAGAAAAATGA